One window of the Pseudomonas sihuiensis genome contains the following:
- a CDS encoding CNNM domain-containing protein, translating into MNDPLIITLVTIVLIVLSAVFVIIEFALLGARRHRLEELAPTSSSARAALRGMNDLTLMLAGAQLGITFCTFALGAVTKPAVDTWLGPLLIAWGVPEWAAGGASFALALFVVTFLHLVVGEMAPKSWAIAHPERSALAVGLISRAYIWPLRPLMRWVNRIANRLVKASGVEPVESAAVGGQDIATIRKLVEHSAEVGTLQPALQQQISSLIDLGTLPIEELVTSNAVPVHVTFDASVEDVRAIAAQSGHLRILILGASDKLPLVVHLRDTLLEPNTRPAREIARQVFVLDAKTPVYESLALMRKSSVQLAVVMQDGQLKGVVTLADILARILPLATAS; encoded by the coding sequence ATGAATGATCCCCTGATCATCACATTGGTGACCATTGTCCTCATCGTGCTCAGCGCAGTCTTCGTCATCATCGAGTTCGCACTGCTCGGTGCCCGTCGTCACCGCCTCGAGGAACTGGCTCCGACCAGCAGCTCTGCACGCGCCGCGTTGCGCGGCATGAACGACCTCACCCTGATGCTGGCTGGTGCTCAGCTGGGCATCACGTTCTGTACCTTCGCACTGGGCGCCGTGACCAAGCCTGCTGTCGACACCTGGCTGGGCCCGCTGCTGATCGCCTGGGGTGTGCCCGAGTGGGCGGCGGGTGGTGCGTCCTTCGCGCTCGCGCTCTTCGTGGTGACCTTCCTGCACCTGGTCGTTGGCGAGATGGCACCGAAATCCTGGGCGATTGCGCACCCGGAACGTTCGGCACTTGCCGTGGGGCTGATATCGCGCGCGTACATCTGGCCATTGCGCCCCCTGATGAGGTGGGTCAATCGGATTGCGAACCGCCTGGTCAAGGCGTCCGGTGTCGAGCCTGTCGAAAGCGCTGCGGTGGGTGGGCAGGACATCGCCACCATTCGCAAGCTCGTCGAGCACTCTGCTGAGGTTGGAACGCTCCAGCCTGCTCTTCAGCAGCAGATCTCCAGTCTTATTGATCTTGGCACCTTGCCGATCGAGGAGCTGGTAACGAGTAACGCTGTCCCTGTGCATGTCACGTTTGATGCGTCCGTAGAGGATGTACGCGCCATCGCTGCTCAGTCAGGCCATCTGCGGATCCTGATACTCGGCGCCAGCGACAAGCTGCCTTTGGTCGTTCATCTGCGTGACACTCTGCTTGAACCGAATACGCGACCTGCGCGGGAAATCGCCCGCCAGGTATTCGTTCTGGACGCGAAAACGCCGGTCTACGAATCCCTGGCGCTCATGCGTAAGTCGAGCGTTCAGCTTGCGGTGGTCATGCAAGACGGGCAGTTGAAAGGGGTGGTAACGCTCGCCGACATACTGGCGCGCATACTGCCTCTGGCGACCGCTTCCTAG
- a CDS encoding ABC transporter substrate-binding protein, with translation MSLGKRFPFIPRFGRLASGIGLSLSLLVGSLAAPQAAQAEGQIRIAEQFGIVYLLLNVVRDQQLIEKHGKADGLDIKVDWQQLSGGAAINDALLSGAIDIDIAGAGIGPLLTVWDRTHGKQNVKGVASLGNFPYYLLSNNPKVKTIADFTEKDRIAVPAVGVSVQSRFLQYAAAKQWGDKEFDRLDKYTVALPHPDATASLLSGGTELTGHFSNPPFQNQALENPNVHVVLDTYKLLGPNSPTVLYATEKFRNDNPKTYKAFVAALAEAAEFAQNDKGAAADTYIRVTGAKISREELLKIIDNEQFQFSVTPTNTYPLAEFLQRVGAIKNKPASWQDYFFEDPAIGQGS, from the coding sequence ATGTCTCTAGGCAAACGCTTTCCCTTCATTCCGCGTTTTGGCCGGCTGGCCAGCGGTATCGGGCTTTCCCTGAGCCTGCTGGTCGGCTCGCTGGCGGCGCCTCAGGCGGCGCAGGCCGAGGGGCAGATTCGCATTGCCGAGCAGTTCGGCATCGTCTACCTGTTGCTCAATGTGGTCCGTGACCAGCAGTTGATCGAGAAGCACGGCAAGGCCGACGGCCTGGACATCAAGGTCGACTGGCAGCAGCTCTCCGGTGGCGCGGCGATCAACGACGCGCTGCTGTCCGGCGCCATCGACATCGACATCGCCGGTGCCGGCATCGGCCCGCTGCTCACCGTCTGGGATCGCACTCACGGCAAGCAGAACGTCAAGGGCGTGGCCTCGCTGGGTAACTTCCCGTACTACCTGCTGAGCAACAACCCCAAGGTCAAGACCATCGCCGATTTCACCGAGAAGGATCGCATCGCCGTGCCGGCGGTGGGCGTCTCGGTGCAGTCGCGCTTCCTCCAGTACGCCGCCGCCAAGCAGTGGGGCGACAAGGAATTCGACCGCCTGGACAAGTACACCGTGGCCCTGCCGCACCCGGATGCCACCGCCTCGCTGCTGTCCGGCGGTACCGAGCTGACCGGGCATTTCTCCAACCCGCCGTTCCAGAACCAGGCGCTGGAGAACCCCAATGTGCACGTGGTGCTCGACACCTACAAGCTGCTCGGCCCGAACTCGCCGACCGTGCTCTATGCCACCGAGAAATTCCGCAACGACAACCCCAAGACCTACAAGGCCTTCGTCGCCGCGCTGGCCGAGGCTGCCGAATTCGCCCAGAACGACAAGGGCGCGGCAGCCGACACCTACATCCGCGTGACCGGCGCCAAGATCAGCCGCGAGGAGCTGCTGAAGATCATCGACAACGAGCAGTTCCAGTTCAGCGTCACGCCGACCAACACCTACCCGCTGGCCGAATTCCTCCAGCGCGTCGGCGCAATCAAGAACAAGCCGGCCTCCTGGCAGGACTACTTCTTCGAAGACCCCGCCATCGGTCAAGGAAGCTGA
- a CDS encoding TauD/TfdA dioxygenase family protein, translating to MSAVAHTITAASAQSFEVRPFDAPVGAEIIGLDLTRPLSDDDFARVHRAHLDHALLVFRDQRITPEQQIAFSRRFSPLQIHVLKQFLLADHPEIFIISNIVENGQPIGLGDAGKFWHSDLSYKEFPSLGSMLLAQELPEEGGDTLFASQQLAYETLPAELRQAIEGKRAAHSYTARYADEVFAGIRRPTLTEAQLAEVKSVVHPVVRTHPETGRKGLFVNENFTTHILDIPEDESRQILAELYAHSARPEFIYRHQWQPHDMVFWDNRALIHLATGCPSHLRRRMHRTTIQGDVPF from the coding sequence ATGTCGGCAGTAGCCCATACCATCACCGCGGCGTCGGCACAGTCGTTCGAAGTTCGTCCCTTCGATGCGCCCGTGGGCGCCGAGATCATCGGCCTGGATTTGACCAGGCCGCTCAGTGATGACGACTTCGCCCGTGTCCATCGCGCCCATCTCGATCACGCCCTGCTGGTATTCCGTGACCAGCGCATCACCCCCGAACAGCAGATCGCCTTCAGCCGCCGTTTCAGCCCGCTGCAGATCCACGTGCTCAAGCAGTTTCTGCTGGCCGATCACCCGGAGATTTTCATCATCTCCAACATCGTCGAGAACGGTCAGCCCATCGGCCTGGGCGATGCCGGTAAGTTTTGGCATTCGGATCTCTCCTACAAGGAATTCCCCAGCCTGGGTTCCATGCTGCTGGCTCAGGAGCTACCGGAGGAGGGCGGCGATACGCTGTTCGCCAGCCAGCAACTGGCCTATGAGACCCTGCCGGCGGAGCTGCGCCAGGCCATCGAAGGCAAACGTGCCGCGCATTCCTACACCGCGCGCTATGCCGATGAAGTGTTCGCCGGAATTCGTCGCCCGACGCTGACCGAGGCGCAACTGGCCGAGGTCAAGTCGGTCGTTCACCCGGTAGTGCGCACCCACCCGGAAACCGGGCGCAAGGGCCTGTTCGTCAACGAGAACTTCACCACGCACATCCTCGATATTCCCGAGGACGAGAGCCGGCAGATCCTCGCCGAGCTCTATGCCCACAGCGCCAGACCCGAGTTCATCTACCGCCACCAGTGGCAACCCCACGACATGGTGTTCTGGGACAACCGCGCGCTGATTCACCTGGCCACCGGTTGCCCGAGCCACCTGCGCCGGCGCATGCACCGCACGACCATCCAGGGCGACGTGCCGTTCTGA
- the tcyN gene encoding L-cystine ABC transporter ATP-binding protein TcyN: MISVRNLRKAFGSNEVLKGIDLDVAAGEVVAIIGPSGSGKTTLLRCLNLLEQPSAGQITVGDIHIDADKPLKGQQKLIRQLRQQAGFVFQNFNLFPHRTALENVIEGPVQVKKEPREAALAHARALLAKVGLSGKEDAYPKRLSGGQQQRVAIARALAMRPQVILFDEPTSALDPELVGEVLTTIRDLAEEKRTMVIVTHEMAFARDVADRAIFIDQGHIVEQGPAKTLFTAPQHERTRQFLSKFLLDRSL, translated from the coding sequence ATGATTTCCGTGCGCAATCTGCGAAAAGCCTTCGGCAGCAACGAAGTACTCAAGGGCATCGACCTGGATGTGGCCGCTGGCGAGGTGGTCGCCATCATCGGCCCCAGCGGCTCGGGCAAAACCACCTTGCTGCGCTGCCTCAACCTGCTGGAGCAACCCAGCGCCGGGCAGATCACCGTGGGCGATATCCATATCGATGCGGATAAACCGCTCAAGGGCCAGCAGAAGCTGATTCGCCAACTGCGCCAGCAGGCCGGCTTCGTATTCCAGAACTTCAACCTGTTCCCCCACCGCACGGCACTGGAAAACGTCATCGAAGGCCCGGTGCAGGTGAAGAAGGAGCCGCGCGAAGCGGCCCTCGCCCATGCCCGCGCCTTGCTCGCCAAGGTGGGCCTGAGCGGCAAGGAAGACGCCTACCCCAAACGTCTATCCGGCGGCCAGCAACAGCGCGTGGCCATCGCCCGTGCCCTGGCCATGCGCCCGCAGGTGATCCTCTTCGACGAACCCACCTCGGCCCTCGACCCCGAGCTGGTGGGCGAAGTGCTGACCACCATCCGCGATCTGGCTGAAGAAAAGCGCACCATGGTCATCGTCACCCACGAAATGGCCTTCGCCCGCGACGTGGCGGATCGGGCGATCTTCATCGACCAAGGGCACATCGTCGAACAGGGCCCGGCCAAGACCCTGTTCACCGCGCCCCAACACGAACGCACGCGGCAGTTTCTCAGCAAGTTTCTGCTCGACCGCTCGCTTTAG
- a CDS encoding ABC transporter ATP-binding protein, with protein MNAPLQGHTASTQRTGAFDTLLEVEKVSLEYRTPQRVVRATHEVSFEVDRSDRFVLLGPSGCGKSTLLKAVAGFIKPVGGRIRLDGAEVREPGPDRIVVFQEFDQLPPWKTVKQNVMFPLLASRTLGRREAEERALHYLEKVGLAAFADAYPHTLSGGMKARVAIARALAMQPKILLMDEPFAALDALTRRKMQEELLQLWEEVRFTLLFVTHSIEEALIVGNRILLLSPHPGRVRAEVGSHQFDLHSLGGAAFQQTAQRIHRLLFEEDSEEGARAAAELGFHDIRIAY; from the coding sequence ATGAATGCCCCCTTGCAAGGCCACACGGCCAGCACGCAACGCACAGGCGCCTTCGACACCCTGCTTGAGGTGGAGAAGGTCAGCCTTGAATACCGCACCCCACAGCGCGTAGTGCGCGCCACCCACGAAGTCAGCTTCGAAGTGGATCGCTCGGACCGTTTCGTGCTGCTTGGCCCTTCGGGGTGCGGCAAGTCCACGTTGCTCAAGGCCGTGGCCGGTTTCATCAAACCGGTCGGCGGCCGCATCCGCCTGGATGGCGCCGAGGTGCGCGAGCCCGGCCCGGATCGCATCGTGGTGTTCCAGGAGTTCGACCAGTTGCCGCCGTGGAAGACGGTGAAGCAGAACGTCATGTTCCCGCTGCTGGCATCGCGCACCCTGGGGCGCCGCGAGGCCGAAGAACGGGCGCTGCACTATCTGGAGAAAGTCGGCCTGGCCGCCTTCGCCGATGCCTACCCGCACACCCTGTCCGGCGGCATGAAGGCGCGCGTGGCGATTGCCCGGGCGCTGGCCATGCAGCCGAAGATCCTGCTGATGGACGAGCCGTTCGCCGCGCTCGACGCACTGACCCGTCGCAAGATGCAGGAGGAGCTGCTGCAGCTGTGGGAAGAAGTGCGCTTCACCTTGCTGTTCGTCACCCACTCGATCGAGGAGGCGCTGATCGTCGGCAACCGCATCCTGCTGCTGTCGCCGCACCCGGGGCGCGTACGGGCGGAGGTGGGCAGTCACCAGTTCGACCTGCACAGCCTGGGTGGCGCGGCGTTCCAGCAGACAGCGCAGCGCATTCATCGCCTGTTGTTCGAGGAAGACAGCGAGGAGGGCGCCCGCGCCGCTGCCGAGCTGGGCTTCCACGACATCCGCATCGCCTACTGA
- a CDS encoding phosphatidylglycerophosphatase A family protein, with protein sequence MIETLVVQAATGFGLGQLPFMPGTFGSLLGLPLAWWLLGHPPRRQALIAVILLVVAVPLCHWASLWLGGGDIPQIVADEYLVFPVSVMGLASMRRPWVLLTAFVLFRLFDALKLPPLNFLEAVGGGLGIVLDDLMAAVYSWIVIAVAIRLWRWFCKKQAI encoded by the coding sequence ATGATAGAAACCCTGGTCGTGCAGGCAGCGACGGGCTTTGGCCTCGGCCAGTTGCCGTTCATGCCCGGAACCTTCGGCTCGTTGCTTGGCTTGCCTCTGGCTTGGTGGCTGCTGGGTCATCCACCGAGGCGGCAGGCTCTCATCGCGGTGATCCTGCTGGTTGTAGCTGTACCGCTCTGCCACTGGGCTTCGCTGTGGCTGGGGGGCGGGGATATTCCACAGATCGTTGCAGACGAGTACCTGGTGTTTCCGGTCTCGGTGATGGGGCTCGCTTCAATGCGCCGTCCCTGGGTGCTCCTGACAGCGTTCGTGCTATTTCGCTTGTTCGATGCCCTCAAGCTGCCGCCGCTGAATTTTCTCGAGGCAGTCGGTGGTGGGCTGGGTATCGTCCTGGACGACCTTATGGCGGCCGTTTACAGCTGGATTGTGATCGCGGTTGCTATTCGTTTATGGCGTTGGTTCTGTAAAAAACAGGCCATATGA
- a CDS encoding hemolysin family protein, translated as MIEPTLTLLFGTLVILAIIAANGYFVAQEFAYMAVDRTRLAVLAADGDASAKRALEVTKRTSFMLSGAQLGITVTGLLVGVVAEPLVGQSLGVLLGGVGIPSEVGVTVGTLLALVVATIIQMIFGELYPKNLAIANADPLARGLARSTLIYLTVFGWLIGFFDKSANIFLRMLRIEPVHDLDVSVSADDLPHIISDSRDSGDLPVELSLMLDRILDFPQQDVEHAMIPRSQVDWLTPETTLVKLRELMASGHTRYPVIHEDTPVGVVHLTDVLLRLLAGDTEDTVESVMRPATVMPTLMALPDALAELIQTNNQLACVIDEYGSFVGVLTLEDLAEEIVGEITDEHDEESADPLMPGGDGIWIMDGDVHLDEVERALGYDLPCEDVETIAGLLIAELGALPAEGDIVTIALPEDPSELVSDLPVARQLVIEVLRVERYVPTQVRVTLVETLQQEEAQ; from the coding sequence GTGATCGAGCCGACCCTCACTCTCCTGTTCGGTACCCTCGTTATCCTGGCGATCATTGCGGCAAACGGCTATTTCGTCGCCCAGGAATTCGCCTACATGGCCGTCGACCGTACGCGACTCGCAGTACTGGCCGCCGACGGTGATGCCTCCGCCAAGCGCGCGCTTGAAGTGACCAAACGAACCAGCTTTATGCTGTCGGGTGCCCAGCTGGGCATCACTGTGACAGGTCTGCTGGTCGGTGTCGTGGCAGAGCCGTTAGTTGGACAGTCGCTCGGTGTCTTGCTGGGCGGGGTCGGCATTCCGTCCGAGGTCGGCGTAACCGTCGGTACGCTGCTTGCCCTGGTGGTCGCCACGATTATCCAGATGATTTTTGGCGAGCTCTATCCGAAGAACCTGGCAATCGCCAATGCCGATCCTCTGGCCAGAGGTCTTGCGCGCTCGACCCTGATTTACCTGACGGTATTCGGTTGGTTGATCGGCTTCTTCGACAAGTCGGCCAACATTTTCCTGCGCATGCTGCGCATCGAACCCGTCCACGATCTGGACGTAAGTGTCTCGGCCGACGATCTACCGCACATCATCTCTGACTCGCGTGACAGCGGAGACCTTCCTGTAGAGCTCTCGCTGATGCTGGATCGCATTCTTGACTTCCCCCAGCAGGACGTCGAACACGCCATGATTCCGCGGTCGCAGGTTGACTGGCTCACGCCTGAGACGACGTTGGTCAAACTGCGCGAACTCATGGCCAGTGGTCATACCCGTTACCCCGTCATCCACGAGGACACCCCTGTCGGCGTCGTTCACCTCACGGATGTCCTGTTGCGACTATTAGCAGGGGATACTGAAGACACTGTTGAGTCGGTGATGAGACCAGCCACGGTTATGCCTACCCTCATGGCGCTACCGGATGCCCTTGCTGAATTGATTCAGACCAACAACCAGCTGGCCTGCGTCATCGATGAATACGGCAGCTTCGTGGGTGTGCTGACCCTTGAGGATCTTGCCGAGGAAATCGTCGGCGAGATTACCGATGAGCATGATGAAGAGAGCGCCGATCCGCTCATGCCTGGCGGTGACGGCATCTGGATCATGGATGGCGACGTGCACCTGGACGAGGTCGAGCGTGCGCTCGGCTATGACCTGCCTTGCGAGGACGTCGAAACCATCGCGGGCCTGTTGATCGCGGAGCTGGGTGCTTTGCCCGCCGAAGGCGACATCGTGACGATAGCCTTGCCTGAGGATCCTTCAGAGCTGGTTTCCGATCTGCCCGTGGCGCGTCAGCTAGTGATCGAGGTACTGCGGGTTGAGCGGTACGTGCCGACGCAGGTGCGTGTCACGCTCGTCGAGACGTTGCAACAGGAGGAAGCGCAATGA
- a CDS encoding phosphatidylglycerophosphatase A family protein, producing the protein MIETLVVQAATGFGLGQLPFMPGTFGSLLGLPLAWWLLGHPPRRQALIAVILLALAVPLCHWASLWLGGGDIPQIVADEYLVFPVSMIGLASIRRPWMFLIAFALFRLFDALKLPPLNLLEAVGGGVGIVLDDLMAAFYTWIVIAVAIRLRQWFCKKQAI; encoded by the coding sequence ATGATAGAAACCTTGGTGGTACAGGCAGCAACGGGCTTCGGTCTTGGCCAGCTACCGTTCATGCCTGGAACCTTCGGGTCGTTGCTTGGTTTGCCTCTGGCCTGGTGGTTATTGGGTCACCCTCCGAGGCGCCAGGCTCTCATCGCGGTGATACTGCTGGCATTGGCTGTGCCGCTCTGCCATTGGGCATCGCTGTGGTTGGGGGGCGGGGATATTCCACAGATCGTTGCAGACGAGTACCTGGTATTTCCGGTCTCAATGATCGGGCTCGCTTCAATCCGCCGCCCCTGGATGTTCCTGATAGCGTTCGCACTATTTCGCTTGTTCGATGCCCTCAAATTACCGCCGCTGAATCTTCTTGAAGCTGTCGGCGGTGGGGTGGGTATCGTGCTCGACGATCTAATGGCGGCTTTTTACACCTGGATCGTGATCGCGGTTGCTATTCGTTTACGGCAGTGGTTCTGTAAAAAACAGGCCATATGA
- the tcyL gene encoding cystine ABC transporter permease — protein MIESALQLALESAPFLLKGAYYTVVLSLGGMFFGLLLGFALAVGRLYGPAPLRWLTRLYVSFFRGTPLLVQLFLIYYGLPQLGIQLDPLPAALIGFSLNMAAYTSEILRAAIASIDRGQWEAAASIGMSKTQTLYRAILPQAARTALPPLGNSFISLVKDTALAATIQVPELFRQAQLITARTFEIFTMYLAAALIYWALASILAHFQARLEARVNRHEQDN, from the coding sequence ATGATCGAGTCCGCCCTGCAGCTGGCTCTGGAGTCGGCGCCCTTTCTGCTCAAGGGCGCCTACTACACGGTCGTACTCAGCCTGGGCGGCATGTTCTTCGGTTTGCTGCTGGGCTTCGCCCTCGCCGTCGGACGCCTGTACGGGCCAGCGCCACTGCGCTGGCTCACCCGCCTTTACGTCTCCTTCTTTCGTGGCACGCCGCTGCTGGTGCAGCTGTTCCTGATCTACTACGGCCTGCCGCAACTGGGCATTCAGCTCGATCCGTTGCCGGCCGCGCTGATCGGCTTCTCGCTGAACATGGCCGCCTACACCTCGGAGATTCTCCGTGCGGCCATCGCCTCGATCGACCGTGGTCAATGGGAAGCCGCCGCCAGCATCGGCATGAGCAAGACGCAGACGCTGTATCGGGCGATCTTGCCGCAGGCCGCGCGCACCGCCCTGCCGCCGTTGGGCAACAGCTTCATTTCGCTGGTCAAGGACACCGCCCTGGCCGCCACCATCCAGGTGCCGGAACTGTTCCGTCAGGCGCAGTTGATCACCGCGCGCACCTTCGAGATTTTCACCATGTACCTGGCAGCCGCGCTGATCTACTGGGCGCTGGCCAGCATCCTCGCGCACTTCCAGGCGCGCCTGGAAGCCAGGGTCAACCGGCACGAGCAGGACAACTGA
- a CDS encoding GGDEF domain-containing protein: MVTTVILGMLCVYLLCFSVMFLLISTRLNGKKMGVEVFALGNLLLGLAYILQLFGGPPDEVLVSVVNHTLTLSAPVVYVLGAMHFFERPTPVLRPLLTLAAGYTVLQLLVQWLLGTEARHAMLAAACASLFLAMTVAVLYGRRTFARDLRVEMLVFAVLIGGICILNAMKFAVILDGGLAAIDMSSGFQKIFYIYMSFLATVLPPCAVWLVLRRLTDELRNLAAHDPLTQLLNRRGLMDALDAYFRSRTAGPVYLLIVDIDHFKRINDTHGHKAGDRVLSHVAAVLKATARQGDLVCRLGGEEFVVIALDTDSAGAQQLAERMRAAIEHNEVAGTGVKQPIRCTATLGASGAFTAAQDFDAFLQQADAALYRGKTQGRNRVEWAGGVERSVQMYGL; encoded by the coding sequence ATGGTCACTACCGTCATCCTTGGCATGCTCTGCGTGTACCTGCTGTGCTTTTCCGTGATGTTCCTGCTGATCAGCACCCGGCTGAACGGCAAGAAAATGGGCGTGGAAGTCTTCGCGCTGGGCAACCTGCTGCTTGGCCTCGCCTACATCCTGCAGTTGTTCGGCGGCCCACCGGATGAGGTACTGGTGAGTGTGGTCAACCACACGCTGACGCTCAGTGCCCCTGTCGTCTATGTGCTGGGTGCCATGCACTTTTTCGAGCGTCCGACCCCGGTGCTGCGTCCGTTGCTCACACTGGCGGCCGGTTACACGGTGTTGCAGCTGCTGGTGCAATGGCTGCTGGGAACCGAAGCCCGCCACGCCATGCTGGCCGCGGCCTGCGCTTCACTATTTCTGGCCATGACGGTGGCGGTGCTCTACGGCCGGCGAACCTTCGCCAGGGACCTGCGTGTCGAGATGCTCGTGTTCGCCGTGCTGATCGGCGGCATCTGCATCCTCAATGCCATGAAGTTCGCGGTGATTCTCGATGGCGGCCTGGCTGCCATCGACATGAGCAGCGGCTTCCAGAAGATCTTCTATATCTACATGTCTTTCCTGGCGACCGTGCTACCGCCCTGCGCCGTTTGGCTGGTGCTGCGCCGCCTTACCGATGAACTGCGCAACCTGGCAGCGCATGACCCACTGACCCAGTTGCTGAACCGGCGCGGACTGATGGATGCCCTGGACGCGTACTTTCGCTCGCGCACAGCCGGCCCGGTGTATCTGCTGATCGTGGATATCGATCACTTCAAGCGTATCAACGACACCCATGGCCACAAGGCCGGTGACCGTGTTCTGAGCCACGTCGCCGCTGTGCTCAAGGCTACGGCACGCCAGGGCGACCTGGTCTGCCGCTTGGGCGGCGAGGAATTCGTGGTCATCGCCCTGGACACCGACAGCGCCGGCGCTCAGCAACTCGCCGAGCGCATGCGAGCGGCGATCGAGCACAACGAAGTGGCCGGCACAGGCGTGAAGCAACCGATTCGCTGTACGGCGACCCTTGGTGCTTCGGGGGCTTTTACAGCTGCGCAGGACTTCGACGCGTTTCTGCAGCAGGCGGATGCCGCCCTGTACCGGGGGAAGACACAGGGGCGGAATCGGGTGGAGTGGGCAGGGGGAGTAGAGCGGTCAGTGCAGATGTACGGGCTATAA
- the tcyJ gene encoding cystine ABC transporter substrate-binding protein → MKFSTLRRHFLFGSLALVLGASLSAPSFAADLLDDIKARGAIKVGLEGTYPPFNYQDENGKLTGFEVELAEALAKELGVRAEFQPTKWDGILAALESKRLDVVINQVTISDERKKKYDFSTPYTVSGIQALTRKADADSIKSAQDLAGKKVGVGLGTNYEQWLKDNVPQADIRTYDDDPTKFQDLNVGRIDAILVDRLAAFEMVEKTGGRLAVAGDAFSRQEAGIALRKGDPALLAAIDQALAKLSADGTLKQLSEKWFKADVTR, encoded by the coding sequence ATGAAATTCTCCACCCTGCGTCGCCACTTCCTCTTCGGCAGCCTGGCCCTCGTGTTGGGCGCCAGCCTCAGCGCGCCGAGTTTCGCCGCCGACCTGCTCGATGACATCAAGGCCCGTGGCGCCATCAAGGTCGGCCTGGAAGGTACCTACCCGCCCTTCAACTACCAGGACGAGAACGGCAAGCTGACCGGCTTCGAAGTGGAGCTGGCCGAGGCGCTGGCCAAGGAGCTGGGGGTCAGGGCCGAGTTCCAGCCGACCAAGTGGGACGGCATCCTCGCCGCGCTGGAGTCCAAGCGCCTGGACGTGGTGATCAACCAGGTGACCATCTCCGACGAGCGCAAGAAGAAATACGATTTCTCTACCCCCTACACCGTCTCCGGCATCCAGGCGCTGACCCGCAAGGCCGACGCCGACAGCATCAAGAGCGCCCAGGATCTGGCCGGCAAGAAGGTCGGCGTAGGCCTTGGCACCAACTACGAACAGTGGCTGAAAGACAACGTGCCGCAAGCCGACATCCGCACCTACGATGACGATCCGACCAAGTTCCAGGATCTCAACGTCGGTCGCATTGATGCGATTCTGGTAGATCGCCTGGCAGCCTTCGAAATGGTCGAGAAAACCGGTGGCCGCCTCGCCGTCGCTGGTGACGCCTTCTCCCGTCAGGAGGCAGGCATCGCGCTGCGCAAGGGTGACCCTGCCCTGCTCGCCGCCATCGACCAGGCGCTGGCCAAGCTGAGTGCCGACGGCACCCTCAAACAACTGTCCGAGAAATGGTTCAAGGCTGACGTCACCCGATGA
- a CDS encoding MetQ/NlpA family ABC transporter substrate-binding protein, which translates to MKKTLLLTALAAALTASLAHAGEKLSVAATPVPHAEILELIKPELAKQGVDLDIKVFTDYVQPNLQVSQKNLDANYFQTKPYLDTFNAQRGTELVIVQGVHVEPFGAYSTKYKSLDELPNGATIAIPNEVSTSGRALLLLQKAGLLTLKDPNSAQALPRDIADNPRNFKFRELEAATVPRVLNQVDLALINTNYALEAKLNPKRDALVIEGSDSPYVNYLVARPDNQDSEALKKLSAALTSPQVKAFIEKRYEGAVLPAF; encoded by the coding sequence ATGAAGAAGACCCTGCTGTTGACCGCCCTGGCCGCTGCCCTGACTGCCTCCCTGGCCCATGCTGGCGAAAAGCTGAGCGTTGCCGCCACCCCGGTGCCGCACGCCGAAATTCTCGAACTGATCAAGCCCGAGCTGGCCAAGCAAGGCGTGGATCTGGATATCAAGGTCTTCACCGACTACGTTCAGCCCAACCTGCAGGTGAGCCAGAAGAACCTGGATGCCAACTACTTCCAGACCAAGCCCTACCTGGACACCTTCAATGCGCAGCGCGGTACCGAACTGGTGATCGTGCAGGGTGTACACGTCGAACCCTTCGGCGCTTATTCGACCAAGTACAAGTCCCTCGATGAACTGCCGAACGGCGCCACCATTGCCATACCCAACGAAGTCAGCACCAGCGGCCGTGCGCTGCTGCTGTTGCAGAAGGCTGGCCTGCTGACCCTCAAGGATCCCAACAGCGCCCAGGCACTGCCGCGTGACATCGCCGATAACCCGCGCAACTTCAAGTTCCGCGAACTGGAGGCAGCCACCGTACCGCGCGTGCTGAATCAGGTCGACCTGGCGCTGATCAACACCAACTACGCGCTGGAGGCCAAGCTCAATCCCAAGCGCGACGCGCTCGTGATCGAAGGTAGCGATTCGCCTTACGTCAACTACCTGGTGGCCCGCCCGGACAACCAGGACAGCGAGGCGCTGAAGAAATTGTCCGCCGCGCTGACCAGCCCGCAGGTGAAGGCGTTCATCGAGAAGCGTTATGAAGGTGCGGTACTGCCGGCCTTCTGA